In Clostridium thermosuccinogenes, the genomic stretch CCTACTACATACTTGGGTTTGTAATTGTTCATAACCCACAAGGTTAAATCCAGAGCATGGGTTCCGATATCTATCAATGGACCTCCTCCCTGCTCTTCCTCATTGAGGAACACACCCCAGGTAGGAACCGCACGACGGCGTATTGCATGGGCCTTAGCAAAATATATTTCTCCCAGGCCGCCTTCATCGCATACTTTTTTCAGGTAGAGGGAATCGGGTCTGTAACGGTTTTGATAGCCTATGGTGAGTTTTTTACCTGTGCGTTTTGCTGCTTCAAGCATTGCTCTTGCTTCTGCAGAGGTCTTTGCCATGGGCTTTTCGCACATTACATGTTTTCCGGCCTCGAGGGCATCAATCGTTATGAAGGAATGCTCCCTGTTGGGCGTGCAAACATGAACAACCTCAATGCTCTCATCCTTCAAAAGTTCCTTATAGTCGGTATATACCTTTGCATCCGGTGTTCCAAAATCCTTTGCAGCCTTTTCAGCTCTTTCTTTGATAATATCACAGAAGGCAACCATCCTTACATTATCGAGCTGCTTCAGGCTTGGCATATGTTTTCCGTTGGCTATGCCACCACAGCCGATTATACCGACATTAACTATTCTTTGTGACATTTAAAAATCTCTCCTCTCATTTGATTTTATTTTTAAGTTATATTTCATTAAAAAACTTGATAACCTTATACCTTTTCCAAAGGCTCAACATTTGGACAAGTCAGTTCGGAAAGCATTTTTATAGGCCTTGCCCACTTTACTGCATTTTTGATTATTCTTAAGATATCCGGATTGTAGTATATTGGAAAGGACTCATGTCCAGGCTGGAAATAAAATACTTTACCATTTCCGCGGTGATAGCAGCAGCCGCTTCTGAACACTTCTCCACCTTTAAACCATCCGATGAATACCAGAGTGTCCGGTGCAGGTATATCAAACCTTTCACCATACATCTCTTCATGTTCGATATCAATATACTCGCCTATTCCTTCTGCAATCGGGTGAGATGGTTCAACTACCCATAGCCTTTCGTTTTCACCAATTTCACGCCATTTTAGAGTACAGCTGGTGCCCATCAGTCTAACAAAAGGCTTGGAGAGATGAGCTGAATGAAGAGCTATAAATCCCATTCCGCAAAGCACTCTTTTATGAATCTTTTCTACGATGTCATCCCTTACCTCATGGTGAGCTACATGTCCCCACCATATCAATACATCCGTATTGTTCAGCACTTCGTCGGTAAGTCCATGGTCTTCCTCATCCAGGGTAGCAGTCCTGACTTCCAGCTCCTGATCCTGTTTTAAGTAGTTTGCTATTGCGCCATGTATTCCTTCAGGATAAACCTCGGCAATTTTGCTGTCATGCTTTTCATGCCTGTATTCATTCCATACAGTAACTCTTATCATTAAAAACGCCTCCAGAAGTAATTATTTTAAGGATGCTGCCATAATTTTAAACATTGACAACAGCCTTATTTGCTAAAAAGATTCAATTATTCATTGAATGTCCGACAGTTGATTCCCTAACTATCAGTTCATGCTCCAGCACAATGTGCCGTGATTCCTTTATGCTGCCTTTTATCTGCTCCAGCAGGAGATTCATGGCAGTACATCCAATCTCGTACTTAGGCTGGGAGATAGTTGTGAGCATCGGGTCGCTCATGGATGCAAAGCTTATATTGTCAAACCCGACTACAGCAATATCTTTAGGAACACTCATGTTTTTTTCCTTTACTGCCCTCATGGCGCCGATTGCCATGACATCGGAAATGGCGAATATGGCAGTAACACCGCCTTCCAGATCCAATAACTGTCTTGCACACCGCATACCGCTCATGAAGCTGTAATCGCCATAAGTAATCAACCGGCTGTCGAAATCTATCCCTGAATCTTCCAGAGCCTTTCTGTAACCTGCTTCCCTTTGCTTTGTGGAAACAAAATTATTTCTACAGCTTATCAAGCCTATTCTCTTATGGCCCAAATCTATTAAATGCTTTACTGCATTATAACCTGCTGCATAATTGTCAATTGTGACATGGGAGACTCTAGCTCCTTCTTTATATTCACAGCACTGCACCGTAGGATAATTGATTCCTATCTCGGAAAGCTCTTCTTTTTTCAATTCCGGTGCTAAAAATATCACGCCATCGGAAAGCCTGTTTTTAAGAAGCTTAAGGTACAATTTTTCCTGGGATGCATCGGAATCGGTATTGCACAACATTATAAAATAATCGTTTTTCCGGGCAACATCCTCAATTCCCTTGACAACCCTCGAATAAAAGGGATTGGATATATTGGGCAGGAGAACCAATATCATTCTTGCTTCCATTCTTCTTAAGTTTCTTCCCAGGAGATTTGGCTGATAGTTTAGCTCTTTAATGGCTTTCAGAACGTTTTCCCGGGTTTTGGCAGAGACAGAGCTGCTGTTGTTTAGCACTCTGGATACGGTAGCTACTGAAACACCTGCCACTTTTGCCACATCCTGAATATTGGTCATCGATGCCTCCCAAAAAAGTTTTTATCCTAATGTAATGGATTACATTCCATATTATATATTGACAAGCAAATTTCTTCAATAGTATTTGGAAATTTATTTATAAAATATGCATTAAAATAACCATCAATTGATATCAAAAACCAATTTGTCATTTTCAATACGGCTTGGCGTATTGAGCTTTTCCGAAAGGCTCCTCTCCCTTTCAAGCATTATAAGGGCATCCTCTCCCTTTTGAGGTACAATGCGGGATTTATTGATTATTTTAAAGGGAGTGCCGGACAAAGCAGTCAGCTTGCGATTTTTTATTTCCATTTCGAAAATGAAGCTCTCCTGATTCAAAGGATTGTTCTGATCAAACAGGAAATTTCCAAGGCTGTAGAAAATGGGTTTGCCCTTATATATTTCCACTCCCTGGCACCTGTGGGTATGATGCCCTATAATCATATCCGCGCCGCTGTCTATGATCTCATGAGCAAGTCCGATTTGATTTTCTGTCGGTTCATAGCTATATTCAACTCCCCAGTGAAGTGAAACTATTAGAATATCAAAAATGTCTTTATATTTGGCTATATCCTCCATAATGTAATCTTTTTTTGTGGGAGCTACTCCTGACGAATCCTCCCCTGCAAGGAACCTAAGAGGCGGATTTCCCTTATACAGAACTTCCGCCATATCAGTATATGCCAGCATACCGATTTTTAGGCCTTTTTTTTCCAGGACAGCGGGCTTCCTCGCCTCTTCAAGATTTCTACCGGCTCCTGCATAAGCTATTCCGTTTTCATCAAGGATTTTCATTGTATCGAAAAGACCCTGCTCATAATAGTCCAGAATATGGTTGTTTGCCAGGCTGAGGATGTTGAAGCCAGCGTATTTTATGCCTTCAATTGCCTCCGGATCATTTTTTAACACATACTTTCCACCCTCATCTATGCCGGCGAGACCTTTGGTGCTGGCAGTTATAGGCTCTTCCAGATTACCGAATACGACATCATTTTGATTAAAAATGCCTACTACCTCTTCAAAGGGATAGATATACCTTTTTTCCTGCTTTTCAACCCATATCTTTACTCCCCTTCCCAGATTTATATCCCCTACTACCACGATTTTGAGGGGGTCTTCGAGAAAAGGCGCTTCGGAAGTACCAGCTTCAGCGGTATCAGATTCAGTAGTGCCAGTTCCAGAAGTATCAGTTTCAGCGGGTTCTTCACCCTCTTTGACAGGCTCTCCGGCTGCTCCCTCTTCATCTGCCGTTACCTCTGAAACCGAATCATCGCTTTGAAGAGGCTGAGTTTCCACTGCTGTTTCATAAGCCGGCTTGACGTCCATTGTAGAAAAAACGAAAAACAGAAATGCGGCAAGGCTTAAGGATACTATTGAAGTAACCACCATTATTGCTAAAAGAATTTTAAATTTCATCCTATACTCTCCTGTTTTTAAGAATTTATAAAAGCTTGTTAGTTTTATATAAATCTAGCTGTATGACTTTCATCAGCACAGATAGTGAATCCGAAATTTCTTATTATATTTCATATGCATAAGTTTATCTTTAAAATTTATCCAAATAAAAGCATGAAAAACATTTAAGTTTCCGATACACTATCCCATTCCCATTGGAACATCTTTTGTATCAATCTGATAAAGTGATTTGTCGCATAGATAGGAATGAAATCAGCAAATAAATGTGCCATGTTTCCTTTATGCTGCTTTTTATCTGCTCCAGCAGGAGATTTATCACCATACATCCAATCTCAAATTCGAGCTGGGAGACGTAGGGATTTATTCTTTTGGTTATGCCAACGAAGCACTTAACTTAAATCCTATAGGAGCGGCATCCATCTGTTTCAATCGGAGCTTCATCTTTTTTGGTCTTGTTCTTAGGTGTAAACAGGTTTCCAGGAATTCCGGCGACAATTCCCAGATCCTTAACAATATTTAATTACCTGTCTTAGATCAAATCAATTTTATGAGAACTATCCAAGAGCATATTCCCGGATAGGCGTATAAACCCGTTTCCTTCCTATTTGCTCACTTTTGAACAAACATACCTTTTCTACTGAAATTTCAGGAAAACTCATTTCTGCGGCAATCTTCATTACTTGTCTGAAATCCACCGTAAACAAAATATCCTGTGCTATTGTAATATGAGGAACATATGGCCTTTTCTCCTTTGAAAATCCGAGGGAATGCATCCCGTTTTCAATATCCTGCTGAAGCCTGTTAAGTTTGTCCAAATCGCCACCCAGGCCCAGCCAGAGGACTCTCAGATCGCTCTTTCCCTGGAACTTTCCGATTTCATTCACATTTAAGACAAACTGCTTGTTTTCTTGGCAGATGATCTTCAACCGGCCTCCTATCTCATCCACTTTCCCGTCATTTATTTCATCCAGGAATTTCAGTGTAAGATGAAAATTATCAATATATTTCCATCTTCCATAGGAAGCATAGGGCTTTAATCTATCCTGCAGACTGCTTATGGCAGCTTTCATTTCTTTGCTAAAATCAACACCAATAAATGCTCTCATTGTCATCAACATCCGAATTTTAATTTCTTGGCCCAAAACCGGGCCAGATACCTTAACAGCAAATAGCTTGTCCTGTATATTGCTTAAATTTTATAATAATTTCCTGAAAATTGCAACTTTTGCCTTTATCTACTGTGTAGATTCGGCTACCTACAGCATAGGTAAAAGCCGCTCCTTTACCAAATGGGACTTTAATATCTGGATTGATCTCATCAGTGTTTTTTTGTCTTCGTCGGTAAGGGTATTTAGAAATTCCGAAAAAATTTCAGCCTTTTTCCGGATCATGTTTTTGATATATGATTTACCTTCTTCTGTGATGCTTATTAAAATAAGCCTCCTGTTTTCGGGGTTTTCCGTCCTGCATATGAGCTTTTTGTCCGAAAGGGTATCCAGGATTTTTGTGAGCTGCTGCCGTTGAATTCCCATATGCCCTGCTATATTGG encodes the following:
- a CDS encoding Gfo/Idh/MocA family protein, producing the protein MSQRIVNVGIIGCGGIANGKHMPSLKQLDNVRMVAFCDIIKERAEKAAKDFGTPDAKVYTDYKELLKDESIEVVHVCTPNREHSFITIDALEAGKHVMCEKPMAKTSAEARAMLEAAKRTGKKLTIGYQNRYRPDSLYLKKVCDEGGLGEIYFAKAHAIRRRAVPTWGVFLNEEEQGGGPLIDIGTHALDLTLWVMNNYKPKYVVGNTYRKLGDRENSANAWGPWDPKEFTVEDSAFGFITMENGATIFLESSWALNTLEEGEAITTLCGTEGGADMRDGLRLNGEKFSTLYTTKPKLDAGGVAFYAGKTEDPSLFEARQWIDAVINDKDPIVKPEQALVVTEILEAIYESAKTGKPVYFNK
- a CDS encoding ThuA domain-containing protein, which gives rise to MIRVTVWNEYRHEKHDSKIAEVYPEGIHGAIANYLKQDQELEVRTATLDEEDHGLTDEVLNNTDVLIWWGHVAHHEVRDDIVEKIHKRVLCGMGFIALHSAHLSKPFVRLMGTSCTLKWREIGENERLWVVEPSHPIAEGIGEYIDIEHEEMYGERFDIPAPDTLVFIGWFKGGEVFRSGCCYHRGNGKVFYFQPGHESFPIYYNPDILRIIKNAVKWARPIKMLSELTCPNVEPLEKV
- a CDS encoding MarR family winged helix-turn-helix transcriptional regulator is translated as MDTIDNAEITEELMDLIPQLNKLFYHSIERTDSCLLPPTHMRVLITLIKCGTMNVTNIAGHMGIQRQQLTKILDTLSDKKLICRTENPENRRLILISITEEGKSYIKNMIRKKAEIFSEFLNTLTDEDKKTLMRSIQILKSHLVKERLLPML
- a CDS encoding CapA family protein, which gives rise to MKFKILLAIMVVTSIVSLSLAAFLFFVFSTMDVKPAYETAVETQPLQSDDSVSEVTADEEGAAGEPVKEGEEPAETDTSGTGTTESDTAEAGTSEAPFLEDPLKIVVVGDINLGRGVKIWVEKQEKRYIYPFEEVVGIFNQNDVVFGNLEEPITASTKGLAGIDEGGKYVLKNDPEAIEGIKYAGFNILSLANNHILDYYEQGLFDTMKILDENGIAYAGAGRNLEEARKPAVLEKKGLKIGMLAYTDMAEVLYKGNPPLRFLAGEDSSGVAPTKKDYIMEDIAKYKDIFDILIVSLHWGVEYSYEPTENQIGLAHEIIDSGADMIIGHHTHRCQGVEIYKGKPIFYSLGNFLFDQNNPLNQESFIFEMEIKNRKLTALSGTPFKIINKSRIVPQKGEDALIMLERERSLSEKLNTPSRIENDKLVFDIN
- a CDS encoding LacI family DNA-binding transcriptional regulator, which produces MTNIQDVAKVAGVSVATVSRVLNNSSSVSAKTRENVLKAIKELNYQPNLLGRNLRRMEARMILVLLPNISNPFYSRVVKGIEDVARKNDYFIMLCNTDSDASQEKLYLKLLKNRLSDGVIFLAPELKKEELSEIGINYPTVQCCEYKEGARVSHVTIDNYAAGYNAVKHLIDLGHKRIGLISCRNNFVSTKQREAGYRKALEDSGIDFDSRLITYGDYSFMSGMRCARQLLDLEGGVTAIFAISDVMAIGAMRAVKEKNMSVPKDIAVVGFDNISFASMSDPMLTTISQPKYEIGCTAMNLLLEQIKGSIKESRHIVLEHELIVRESTVGHSMNN
- the thpR gene encoding RNA 2',3'-cyclic phosphodiesterase, with translation MRAFIGVDFSKEMKAAISSLQDRLKPYASYGRWKYIDNFHLTLKFLDEINDGKVDEIGGRLKIICQENKQFVLNVNEIGKFQGKSDLRVLWLGLGGDLDKLNRLQQDIENGMHSLGFSKEKRPYVPHITIAQDILFTVDFRQVMKIAAEMSFPEISVEKVCLFKSEQIGRKRVYTPIREYALG